A stretch of DNA from Excalfactoria chinensis isolate bCotChi1 chromosome 6, bCotChi1.hap2, whole genome shotgun sequence:
TGCCCCGCAGGTAGCACCAGAGCTGGGGTCACTCCCCACCCTCCTGTGGGGCCGGGTCCTCCCTCTATGGCCCTGGAGCTCCCTCCCAGTTACTCGATGTCACAGGGACCCACCATTTGTCTCTTCCCCCAGGGGGTCCCCCACCACAAGCTGCAAGTGTGGGTGCTGCAGCCAGGGGTGCTGCATCAGAGCAGCTCTTCAAGGCTGGCACCTTTCAGGTCATGGGCAGGGTGCAAGCAGGAGACACACTCCCCACGGCCCCCCAGCATCACAGGGACACTGCAtgctgcagggagggggagaaTGCATGCAGGATGTGTTGGCAGGAGGAGCTGTATCCTCTGCCCTGGCTGGGGATGGCACAggggagggcagggagcaggaTGCAGACAGAACCTTTGGGGCAGCACATGGGGTGAACACACAGCACCGTCATGCAGATGAAGTAACACAGGGGCACAGGGCCATGTCCCCCTgtcttcagtgctgctggaacaCTGCAGGGCAAGCTCTTTCatttgggaggggggggagggagggtgtggagagggggctgcaggagccCTTTGGCACTGGTTTGGTTCAGTGGGAAGCATCTGGAACACCCCAGCAGCAgtccctgcctgcagtgggtCTGGGCAGGGGCAGAGCCACCACAGGGGGTATGTGGCACAGATGACACATGGCCCCCAGGCCCCCTCCCACCCACCCTGGGCTCAGAAGCGGGTGCTCTGGTAGTGCAGCCTGCGGATCTCAGAGAGGCGGCTGTCCCGGCAGTACGTGTCCCTGCAGGGACCACCCCCTGCCAGTCACCGCCCCCCCCcaccgctgctgctgctgctggagctgccgCTGCTGGAGCTGCCGCTGCTGCACCGGTCCTCGTAGATGGAGATCTCGATCTGGGCACTGCTAAGGAGCAGCCGTGAGATGCATCAGCCACAGCCCCCCTGCCCCCTGCCAGTGTCATCCTCCCCTCACCCTCATCGATGCCCCCTTATCCCAGAGGATACAACTCTCATGCCGCGCTCCAGGGGGTCGGTGAGCAGCAGCCCCCGTGGTGCATAGACCTTCTCATTCTGCTCCTGGATGTACTTGGAGATCTTCTTCAGGACCTGTGAGTGCAAGGGGGCACTGAGTACCCTCCAGCCCTGGTGCCTTCCCCAGACCCCTCATTTCCTGTGCCCTTCCCAGGGCATTGGCACCTTCTCATAGTGTGTCTCCATGCAGAGGAAGATGAAGTAGGCAGTGGCACAGGCCAGGCACCCCTCCAGGTATGAACTGCCCCCGATCTTCTCCGCTTCAGCATAGAACCCATTGAGAGTTTTCACGGTCTCCTCAAACAGCTGACGCTCAATCTGGGGCAGAAGCTGTCATGAAGAGATGCCTGGCCAGCAACTATCTCCATCCCTGGGACGCCCTGGGGACCACCCAATCCTGTCCTTCcttctcagctgctccctgcccatTTCCCACCTACACCAAGAGCTGTGTGTCTCCAGCAGAGCCCCCAGCCCCCAGGAGAGATGGTTATATACTCTGCCCAGAACAGCAATCCAGAGCTGGCTCAGGGCCACGCAGCCCCCCAAGCCCTCTCCCTTTTGTTTAGACAAACCCCACAGGACTCTGTATATAGGGCACCCCCACGCACACTGCCAGGCATCCTACCCGGCTCTCCAGCTCTGGGGGGAACTTAGTCTGGAACTGGCACGTGGTCCCATCACTGTAGTCCCGCTGCACAAAGACCTTGGTGGCCAGGGACGCACTGCGCcgcagctcctgcaggctgtgTACCTGGGGGGTGGCAGTGAGGTGAGCTGGGGGGGATACAGCCTGGGGGTGAGAAGGAAAGGTCCCCGTGCATCCCACTGTGGAGCTATGGAAAACAGTGCCATTCCCATAGACTCCAGCATGTCCATGTGTCCACGGTGGGACAAGGCCTGATGGTGGCACAGGGATGGTCCTCAGTCCTCATCAGGATGCTGGCAGAAGGAGGGGAACAAgggactgctgctgtggggctgcagcagctgtgcagccgGAAGAGCTGGGATGGCATAACCCTGGCACCCTGCGAGGTGTTGGATCAGAGCTGGGATGGAGAGGAGGATGGAGGGGACAAAGGGAGGGAGTCAGACCCCTcacactgcagccccacatggACCTCTCCATCAAGGACaccccaccccaaccccaaacccacacCGCTCCAGCCCCCCAGCAGGCACCTTGGAAGCGCAAGGGCCCTTCTGTGAGTGCGGACCCCGCAGGACTCCAGCCCCACCCGCACAGCCCCGGGCACCCGCGCACCCACCTCCGTGGCCATGGCGCTCCGTGCGCCACGGGCCGGGCCGTGCTGCGCTGGGTCGGGCCGCGCGGGGGAACCGGAGCCGGCGGCGGGACCGGGCCGAGCCGAACCGAGCCGGGCAGAACCGAGCGGGCGGCACCGGCGCTGTCCGCGGTGCTGCTGAGCCGCGCGGCGGAGGCGGAGGCGGGCCCGGCCGCAACGTGTGCGCAgccgcccggccccggggaTGGGCGCCCGCTGCTGCCTGCACCGAGCCCGGGGGGAGCCGGACCGATCGGGGGCGGCTGTGGGGGCGGCTGGGAAGTGACTTTCCAGGGGTGCTGCGGCGTGGAGGACACGGGGGGTAATGGGGAGGGCTGCATGCCATGGGAAGGACACGGGTACTGGGGGGGGCTGGCAGTGAGTCTGGCAGCCCGCCCTTCCCAGGTACGTGGATGAGTGCTTCTCGTGCAGAATTTGCAGCTGCAGAGTGGGTGCCGCgagcacagcacaggcagaCATCAGAGAGGAGCGCTAACAGATTCCCTGTTATCTCTGCCCATTGACAGCTCAATTAGAGGCAGAGAAATGGCAAACGGGGAGAAAACAGACGTTCTCCCTAGAGGAGGAGGGCACAGCAGGGGAGGGGGTGATGTGTGGTGGCTCAGGGCCCGTGCAGGGTGGAAGGGCAACAAGCCCTTTCTCTGCACCTGCAGAGACACTGGTAAGAAAAGCAACAAGCAGTGGGTGCAGAGCCTCAGCAATGTGCACACACACGTCTGGGGATGCACAGATCTACATCTGGGGTTGCACATATCAACACCTGGGGATATgtgcatccctgcaggcataTGTACGTACCTAGGTGCGTCCCAGGATGCCCCCCACACCCATGTCCCTTTCCCACACTGCATGTCATACCGCGTCACTGCTCACCTCCTGCCTGGCAGTGGCCGTGCCAGTTGCCATGGCAATGTCTCGCCTGTGGAGAGATGAGGTTCACTCTCCCAAGCAGTGGAGAGGGGCTGAGAGTGGCTGTGgggggcacagctgtctctgacACCCCCATGAGTGTCCCCTGGGCTGTGCCCACCTGTGTTCCCCCCATGAAAGCTGGGCTGGGTGGGAAGGAACCACAGCTGGTGGCTGTCCCCAGGAGCTGTGACACTGCGTGTCCCCTtggggctcagtgctgggcatTTCTTGTGGGTTCCCAATGTGCTCCCCACCCCCACACAGCCCCTGGCCTCACTGCTcttcccccagccccaccaggCCCTGCCAGAACCCCAGACAGACTCCCCATCACAGGCTTCCCAGCTGTAACCAGATGGCCCTTCTCCTTCTGCTGAGCCTGGGGGGCTATTTTTAGGCTCCCTGGCAGCAGAGGCAGTGCTCACATGGCTGTGGCAGGATCTGCCTTTATTCCAATTATTCCCTGCACCTGAGGGAGCCATCCCACAGCCATGCCCCAGTCCCACTACCCTaatgctgctcctgctccaaTAGGAGCAAGAAACCCTTGCTCTGGGGTTGGCCCCACACTACCCATGTTTGTCATTCCCTCAGCAACCCTGGCCCAGAGAGGGTCCAGCCCTCATACAGCAGGAGGGGACCTGTGCCCCCTCCTCACAGGGactgtcagcagctctgcttcaaaGGGAGAACGGCAGTGCCAGCCCTGGCAGCTGCTTCACATGGTGCTGGGGGGGCTTTAATTAATGTCGGGGGGAGAATGAGCTCACTGCCCCACTGAGGACAATGGTGACATTTGGGATGTGGTGGGGAAGAGCTGATAACCTTTCCTGGGAGACAGCAGGTGTGCGTGTGTCAGCATGGAAGGACATTTCCCACACCCAGTGCAGGCACCCCAGCACTGCCTCTGCCCCACGGGCATCACAGCCCATGGGACACTGCCCCAAACTGCCCACAGCCTGAGGTGAGCACACTGCCATCCTCATGGAACTGCtcgatgtggtgtagggagcaGCACTGCCGAGAGGTCCCCATGCCTCCATGCATGATGCCACCCTCATGCAGAGGAATCCCCATATGGGccatgtcccatccctgcactgCATGGGGCTGGAGGCAGGCAGACAGCACACAGTGGCTCTGTGTGTTCAAAGGATTTATGagccagggcagagctgctgagggGCTGGGAGGAAGCCAGGGTGGCTGCGGCCCCACAGCTGTGCCCggagcactgccagctgcaTTCCTGGGGCCGCGAGACAAGTGGGAGTGTGTGTGGGCGCAGGGCAAGTGCGTGGTCACCACTGCCTTCTGCCTGCCCCGGAGGTCTGCAATCCCAGTGGCTTGGCCCCATCGTGCCCCCCTCCAGCACTATCCTTCCTCCTGCACCTCACTGTGGGGCAAACTGACTGCAAGGAATATACTGGCACTGCTGTTGGAGGTGCCAAGGATAGGGTCTGAGAGACTGGACACCACAGCACTGTGCCCGTGCCCCACTTCCTGTGACAGCAGGAtttcccctcctgcagcagagccagagcCTTGCACAAGTGTTAGTCCTTGTGCCTTGCAACCCCTTGCACAGCCCCTGCCAGAGCTTCTCTGGGAAGATAGGTGAAGCAGCCCCCCTCAGGGCATGTCCCCTTACCGTGTCCTCAGGGCTGGCCATCCCCAAGGTCTCCACTGCAGAGGGGGCAGCCCCCATGGTCCCAGTCCTGGTCCCAGTGCTGTGAAGTGTGACACACAGGCGGTGGCAGGGCTGGTGGCTGGGCTGCACAGACTGACAGGCACAGGTGTCTGCCCTCCAGCCTGCTGTGTGGGTGCTGGATGGGGACACGGGAACAAGTGCAAGAGGAGTGCAGAATGGACACCCCAGTGCAGAGACACATCATCCCCAGGACACCTGGCAGGAGAAGGACTTGTGTAccgctgcccccagccctgctgccaggcagtgacTCAGTGGATCTAATGAAGATATAGTGACAGACAGGGGCCCAGCAGCTGGTAGGGAGCCCCTCACTCCCCTGACCCTACCCACCAGGGCTCAGGGTGAGGCACAATCAGCATCACGCCTGGGCACCTTATGAGTATCCTGCAGGCTTCCTCTGCCCCCACCACCCTGCCCCTGGAGCTCTCCATTCTTGGCCCCTTCCCAGCACAAGCCCATCACAATTAGCTCAgctgcccagccccagctcaTCCATCATGGGTTAGCTATTTTCTATCAGCATTTTTCTCCAGGCAATCTCACTGCTCCTCTGACAGCCCAGTGCCTCCCTCCTGCTACCGGGCAGTCCTGATAACGGGTGGCTCTATCTTATCGTGCTCCCCGGCAGTTATACATTAGCAGTGCCATCTCCGGGGCTTGGCCCAGGAGAGGTGAGATCAGATTCTGGGACAGCACTGAGCATCCCTGAGCACTGAGCATCCCTGGGTACCAAGTAACCCTTATCTCTGAGCATCATTTGGCACCATGCATCCCTGGGCACCGCACATCCAGGGCACAGGTGGGACAAACAGGCTGCAGGCATGAGCTTGGTGTATGAGGTTTTTTGCACGGCCCCATAGCAGACAGCTCCTTAtgggtgtgtgggggggtggTCCCTGCCCCCTGCACGGGGCAAAGGGCAGCTGCTATCGCAGCCCACACCAGACTGTTTGCTCTGTAGCCCATTAACTGAGCCACCTTATCCGGCAGACAGGAGCTGGGGGCAGCGTGGGAGTGCTGACCAGGTCAGGACATCGATCGCCACAGTGGGAGGGGGTGCTCTAGATAACCCCTGCAGACAAATGGGTTTCTAATGGGGTTCTCATCCTGGCACCCCTGGCCCGTCTCCAAGGAGAAGAGGGAATGTGGACTGGGCAGGTCTCAAGAAGGCTCTGGTTCTTCCCATGCCCTGGGCACCAGGGAAAGGGCCTGAatgtcccctcccagctctctCATTCAATGAGCAACTAGTTGGGGTGCCCCAGGATGGTGCAGGGTGacacaaaacacagctctgaggcAAAGGACAGACTGCAGGGGCACTGGGCACGAGTGCACCGTGCAGCCTTGGGGCTATCCCCACAACCCTACTCTAAGGGGGGCACAGGGGTAGGAACCAGTGCCTCCTGTCCCCAGATAGGACGGGGATGTTGGTGGGCAGGGAGGTGCACAGTCCCTTCCTGAGTGCATGGCACCAGAGTGATGTGGAGCATCCCTGTGCACCCACCCTGCAGTgcaagggagggagggagggcgGGAGCACAGCGGGCGGCCTGGCGTAGGGCCGGGGGGCCATGCGTGGGGGgggcagcagccagagcagaTTGGCTGCCGGTGATGCCTGCGGGCTCCTTTGAAAGGGCAGTGTGGGAGGTGCCAGAGGAGCAGGCAGCGGCCGTGTGTCCCACTCGGCAGGAACGGCGATGCTGCGGGCGAGCAGTCCCGCGGGCACGGTGacactggcactgctggcactggcgTTGGCACCAGGAGAAGGGCAGCACTACGACTACTATGGCTGGCAGCCGGAGAGCGTGCCCCGCGGGCGCTTCTATGGGCGGGAGCCGCAGTGTGTcgacatccctgcagacatgcAGCTGTGCCACGACGTGGGCTACAAGCGCATGCGGCTGCCCAACCTGCTGGAGCATGAGTCCATGGCTGAGGCCAAGCAACAGGCCAGCAGCTGGGTGCCGCTGCTCGCCAAGCAGTGCCACGCTGACACgcagctcttcctctgctctcttttCGCTCCTGTCTGCCTCGACCGCCCCATCTACCCATGCCGCTCGCTCTGCGAGGTGGTGCGTGATGCCTGTGCACCCGTCATGGAGTCCTACGGCTTCCCCTGGCCCGAGATGCTGCACTGCGGCAAGTTCCCTTCTGACCACGACCTCTGCATCGCCGTGCAGTTTGGGAACAACCAGGCCACCCCGCCACCAGGTAAGTGGGATGAGCACCGCAATAGGATGGGGTCatgcacacagccctgtgcagacTTGGGCAACTGTaggagtccccatccctgttcCTACAGCCCTAGGCACCCAGCTGCATGCAGAGTTGACCCAGGGCAAGGTGAGTGGGTTGGCAGTGGGATGAGTGCTGAGGGTGAATGTGGGACTGCGGGATTGCCACAGAGCCGTCCCCTTCCTCTCACTACGTATCATCACAGCCAAAAGCATCCAGCCCTGAGCGCTGCACCTGTGCCATACCCACGCCCCTGCAGGTCCCCTCAGGCTGGGGAAGGGATGTCATCTGAAGGCAGCCTTGGGTCAGGATCAGGTTGTGTCACCTTTCACCCTGCTACCACCCTCACCCCAAAGCATCGGCAGTCAGGCAGGGTCCCCCATTTCCTATCCCTCTTGGGAAGTGGGTGCTGGAACTCCTAAACGTGTGGTGCTGAATGTCCCTGAGTCACCTGGCACAGCTTCCCAGGGACAGAggggctgctccccagctgtgTCACTACCCAAGGTGACACAGGTGACAGCCATCAGATTCTGGTGACAGCAGCTTCTCTCACCCTGCAGTGCCCAAGATCTGCACCCAGTGCGAGATGGAGCACAAGGCGGATGGCATGATGCAGCAGATGTGCTCCAGTGATTTCGGTGAGTGCTCCCCTGACCTCCCAGCCTCCCAACAGCCTGAGCCGCCCCTCAAGCAGCCTGGGGAGGTTGGATAAAGGGGTCTGCTATGCAGGGACAGCCCTATAGGACACTCTCCCTTGGACCCTATGTGCAGGGGATGGGGCGCACCATGAGAGAGGACATCTCGGGGGGACAGGCAGAACATGTGGGAGGGTCACTGGGTCAATACTAACTTCACAGTGGTGAAGATGCGCATCAAGGAGGTGATAGAGGAGAATGGGGAGAGGCGCCTGGTGGCTGCCCAGAAGAAGAAGGTGCTGAAGCTGGGTTCCCTCAAGCGTAAGGACACCAAGAAGATGGTGCTGCACATGAGGAACACGGGCTCTTGCCCCTGTCCTCAGCTCGACAACCTAAGTGGCAGCTTCCTGGTGCTGGGGCGCAAGGTGGGCGGCCgcctgctgctcctggccaTCTACCCCTGGCAGAAGCATAACAAGGAGATGAAGTTCGCTGTCAAGTTCATGTTTTCCTACCCCTGTCCCCTATACCATCCCCTGCTCTATGGGGCTGGGCAGAACTAGGGCTCTGTCCCAGGACTCCTGCACTTGCCCTGCTCTGCATCCCCAGTTCTGCACCCAGGCTGCATTCAAGGAAGCCCTGATCTGCACCCAGGACCCCTGCAGCCTCCTGAGCCCTCTACCTGCACATAAGACCCCTGCTTGACCTCAGCTGCACCCCAGACCCCAACCCCCATGCTCCTGCCAAGCTCCCATACTCGCACCCTCTGTACCCACAGACTGCCTGCCCCAGCTCCTGAAAGCCCTGAGCTGCATAGCCCCAGCTCTCCAGCACCCCACACCCTGTCCTATCCACACTAGAGTAAATTATTTTGTCTGAGATAAGCCTGCATCCAGCTCTCTGTGGTTCTTGGGCTCCAAAACCTTGGGGCATCCTGGGGGAACACATGGAAGGAGGGCACAGGGCAGCTCAACAGTCCCTACACGATCCCTGCTTCCACCACCTGGGAAGTAACCATGGAGGGgcaaaagggagaaagaaatttGGAGGCTGGAGGATGCACAGACTGAGGGTGGTACCGagtgcagcagggtgcagagcTGGACATTACACCTCCCAGCCCTGGGTCCCTGCAGGGAGTGGGGCAGCCCCAAGTTGGTTTCTAGTGAAGCAGCAGGGTCCCCCTCAGCCTTGTTTACTCTGTATTTTTGAGTCTGCTGCATTACAGAGCATCCTGGCAGGATATCCAGACACCGGGATAATTACTCAGCACCAGGTGGCCTCGCACCACAGTTTCTAAAGGGTGACAAGGGGAACTGAAGCTGCAGGACATCCCATGCCTGGTTTGCATTGCCCCACCAGCAAGGCACCAGGCACTTGCCCCATGCAGGAACGAGCACTGTTCCTGTCGTACTGCAGGGCACAGCCACAGTGGGCACTGATGCTGACAGTGGGATGTGatcctgccccacagccagcacaggaTGGGGGCAGCGAGCTCCTGTGACAGCCTGAGGCAGGTGGTTCCTGCCCCCTCCCTTCTCCACAGccagcatggaaaaaaactgGTGAAGAAAAACTCAAATAGTGGTGGAAGACATTTTCCAACGAGGCCGCTAAGCAGACTGCCATTGGAATAAACACCATCAATTACACCATTTACTACACAACTCGAAGTACACAAATAAAACCCCATCTCCCACAGCCCGTGTTTATCTGTAGCCCTCTGTATTCTGCGTCATTAGCATCTTTCTGAGGAGCACTTGGACGTACATGGACATCGCATCCATCTCACCAAGTGTTTTCTCAAGAAAATCAAGTAACTTCTCCTCGTCCCCATCACGAGCTGAAATAACCTCCTGCCCCTCTGCACACTGCCTCCCCCACTACACTGTCTTTGGAGCACACCCAGCACAATGTGGGCATGCCCATCACTGCagagttcagctttcctcaaaGCTTCCCAAGGGCAGAACTCACTCAAGAGGTGGGTCCAGGGGCCCACAGCCAAGAGGAGGTGTCAGGCTTGTGGGGAGCACTGAGACCTGTGCCCCCATCCAGATCATGCCTAGAGCAGTGGGTGTCCCAGCCCGATGGCTCCAGCACCCCCCTCACCCCcgcacagggagctgcagctggctggCAGGGGGCCCAGCCACAGGCACTCCCAGCTGCATGGCAGCCAGGGTCGCATTCCTGGGATAGCTGGGAGCTTTGCTGTTCAGCAGGGAAAGGTCACCCTTGTGCGCGTGGGCAGCTGCCAGGACCACCACCTCGGCAGGGCAGGGAGTGAGCCCAGCTGAACCTCACCCCAGGCCCAGCAGGATCAAGGCTGTGGCCCATTGCAGCTCCACACAACCCCGGGTACAGGGCAAACAAGACCACTGTGTGTCACAACAATGAGAACCACAGGATGAGAGGGAACCAGGTGGGAGCCAAATATGAGCTAGAGGAACCAAGGCCACAGAGGCATCAGGTGATGGAACAGCATTTGCTGAAGATGAGAgccagctgtgggcaggaggtTTATTCGCCTTTCTCTATATATTAATCTGTAGTACAAAGCAGCAGTCACTAcattcacagagcagcaccaaCTCATGCCTCTTctcttgctgcagctgcagaccaatcccacagcccagcccaaatGTACCATTTTGCCTCCTCTGCTACAGCTGAACACAAatatggagcactggaacaggctgcccaggggggtggtggagtctccttctctggagatattcaagacctgcctggccgcctacctgtgcgacgtggtgtagggagtctgctttggcagggggggtggactcgatgatctctccttccaacccctacaattctgtgattctgtgatatgggATGGGGAGAattacacacaaacacactggGACCACGGAGTGATGAGCAGCGTTTCAGTTGAGCCAAGACCACAGGCTACATCTCCTGGGAATGCAGGCAAAGCTCTGACTTGATCCCAAAACAGTCACCCCACACAATGCTTGTCAGGGAGGCTGGGAGAGAGCCCTGAGGCTGCTCCGCCTCTCCCAGGAGGTGGAGGTAGGAGCAGGAATAGGAAGGATGGCTCCTCCATCACAGAGCCAGGCCCTGGGTGAGCTCAGGGCTGGGTGCAGTCAGTGCAGGGAGTGCTTCCCAAACAGCTGCCAGGCCCGCAGGGCAGCCGCAGCAATGGGGTACAGCTGCGGGCAGTGCTCTGCTGTAGGAAACAGCTGGTGCAGCACACTGCATGGTGAGGAGCCTGGGTCTGCCCTCAGCTCAGCACTGGCAGGGGGAGCAGCAAGTGCTTGTGTCCTCTGGCAGGGTGGCACCATGCTGGGAATCAAGCAGCCTAGGATCCCCTGAGAAAGTGCAGGGCTCCCACTGTCCTTGGGCatgaagcagcacagcccctgtATGCTGTTTTGGTCACTTGATGAGCATCTGGTTGCACTGAGCACACACGAACACAGTCTCTCTCTGAGCCTCCGGGGCTGGAAAGGAAAGTAAGTGTCAGATTTCTCCCTTTCTGTTGTACCACCCACCAAGGACCAGGGATTTCAGCCATGACTTCCTGAAAACCCATCAGGGTTCTGTTCTGAGCCAGACAGCATCTGCCTCCAACCACCGGGTCTGGGGCAAatccctgcagcacacagcacaggtgggaggaggaaggttctgctcttctccccatTCCACTCACCCGTGGCTCCCATCACAGCCTTGGGAACTTTGAAGGAGCAACATCTGGAGCAGAAGCTGTTCCCACAGTTACTGCAGCTCCGCTATGGAAAGAAGTGCAGGTGAGACATTAAGAGCACTGGCAGCTGCTAGGTCTGCTCCAGCAAACTCCAGTACCAAGGCATTGCTAGCAGCACTCCCTGCTGAAGGGGAGAGTGGGTGCAAGCCCAAATTCCCGCAGTGACAAGAGATGCCATCCAGGACTAAGCACTGGATTTGCAGGCAGGTATACCCTAACATcaaaggaaagcactgaagCCACAGGCTGCAGGAGGTTTACAGACGGTCATTCCCTATGCATTAACTCTGGAGGGATGCAAGCTCCAGAGGATCCAAGATGTGCATCAGACCAACTCAACAGGAAGGGGGAGGAAGCCACATGTCTGGAGATTAGGGGGC
This window harbors:
- the GOLGA7B gene encoding golgin subfamily A member 7B, which gives rise to MATEVHSLQELRRSASLATKVFVQRDYSDGTTCQFQTKFPPELESRIERQLFEETVKTLNGFYAEAEKIGGSSYLEGCLACATAYFIFLCMETHYEKVLKKISKYIQEQNEKVYAPRGLLLTDPLERGMRVIEISIYEDRCSSGSSSSGSSSSSSSGGGGR
- the SFRP5 gene encoding secreted frizzled-related protein 5, coding for MLRASSPAGTVTLALLALALAPGEGQHYDYYGWQPESVPRGRFYGREPQCVDIPADMQLCHDVGYKRMRLPNLLEHESMAEAKQQASSWVPLLAKQCHADTQLFLCSLFAPVCLDRPIYPCRSLCEVVRDACAPVMESYGFPWPEMLHCGKFPSDHDLCIAVQFGNNQATPPPVPKICTQCEMEHKADGMMQQMCSSDFVVKMRIKEVIEENGERRLVAAQKKKVLKLGSLKRKDTKKMVLHMRNTGSCPCPQLDNLSGSFLVLGRKVGGRLLLLAIYPWQKHNKEMKFAVKFMFSYPCPLYHPLLYGAGQN